One segment of Primulina tabacum isolate GXHZ01 chromosome 6, ASM2559414v2, whole genome shotgun sequence DNA contains the following:
- the LOC142548506 gene encoding dnaJ protein ERDJ2-like — translation MAAKEENSALFPIFVLTMIALPLVPYTIFNLYYTFTKKAKDITCRCSVCFCSGKYRKSLFRRISNFSTYSNLTIVLLWVLMAILVFYINQSNTEIQIFEPFSILGLESGASDAEIKKAYRRLSILYHPDKNPDPEAHQYFVDFISKAYQALTDPVSRENFEKYGHPDGRQGLQMGIALPQFLLNIDGASGGILLLGIVGVCIIFPLTVTVIYLSRSSKYTGNYVMHHTMYAYFHLMKPSLAPSKVIDAFIHAAEYMEIPVRRTDDESLQKLFLLVRGELNLDLRNIRQEQAKFWKQHPALVKSELLMQAHLTHETAALSPSLHHDLKKMLSLAPRLLEELMKMAIIPRTQQGHGWLRPAIGVVELSQSIIQAVPLSARKSTGASSEGYGPFLQLPHFSEGVVKKIGRKKVRTFQDFRDMKQHERAELLAQTADFSAEELQDVEMVLDMMPSISIDLTCETEGEEGIQEGDIVTMQAWITLHRGNGLIGALPHAPHFPYEKEESFWLLLADSMNDVWLSQKVNFMDEATAIIAASKAIQELKEGSGASTREINTVVKEAIDRVKSGSRLVMGKFQAPSEGNYNLTSYCLCDSWIGCDAKCNIRLKALKRSRAGTRGIAAADEVPSLEGGVEEEEEEGDDEYDDDYESEYSEDDGDIKGKDSKGSTMKGSAHIRGDGSNSDDSKSD, via the exons ATGGCTGCAAAGGAGGAGAACAGTGCACTATTTCCCATTTTTGTATTGACTATGATAGCACTGCCTCTTGTTCCCTACACCATATTTAACTTATATTACACATTCACGAAGAAGGCCAAAGATATTACCTGCCGCTGTTCAGTTTGCTTCTGCTCCGGGAAGTATCGGAAATCGTTATTTAGACGT ATTTCTAACTTCTCAACTTATAGTAACTTGACCATAGTGTTGCTATGGGTCCTGATGGCAATCTTGGTATTCTACATCAATCAGAGTAACACTGAG ATCCAAATTTTTGAGCCATTCAGTATACTTGGATTGGAATCTGGAGCTTCAGATGCAGAAATAAAAAAAGCATATAGGAGACTATCCATTTTATACCACCCTGATAAAAATCCAGACCCAG aGGCTCATCAATATTTCGTAGACTTTATCTCAAAGGCTTATCAGGCTCTAACAGATCCAGTATCACGGGAAAACTTTGAGAAATATGGTCATCCTGATGGCCGGCAG GGGCTGCAAATGGGGATTGCTCTTCCTCAGTTTCTTCTGAACATTGATGGAGCATCTGGTGGAATTTTATTGCTTGGAATTGTGGGAGTTTGTATTATTTTTCCCTTGACAGTTACTGTTATATACCTGTCCAGGTCATCAAAGTACACTGGGAATTATGTTATGCATCACACGATGTATGCATATTTCCATCTCATGAAGCCCTCATTAGCTCCGAG CAAGGTCATTGATGCTTTCATACATGCTGCTGAATACATGGAAATACCAGTTCGTCGAACCGATGATGAATCCCTCCAGAAATTATTTTTGTTGGTCCGGGGTGAGTTGAATCTGGACCTTAGAAATATACGGCAAGAACAAGCTAAATTTTGGAAGCAACACCCTGCTTTAGTTAAG TCTGAACTATTGATGCAAGCTCATTTGACTCATGAAACAGCAGCATTATCTCCATCTTTGCATCACGATCTTAAAAAAATGCTTTCCCTTGCACCTCGTCTTCTGGAAGAACTAATGAAG ATGGCAATTATACCACGCACGCAACAGGGTCATGGATGGCTTAGACCTGCAATTGGAGTGGTCGAACTGTCCCAGAGTATAATTCAG GCTGTACCCCTCAGTGCCCGAAAATCCACTGGGGCATCAAGCGAAGGATATGGTCCATTTCTCCAACTACCACACTTTAGTGAGGGTGTCGTCAAAAAGATTGGCAGAAAG AAAGTACGCACGTTCCAAGATTTTCGCGACATGAAACAACACGAACGTGCAGAGCTGTTGGCTCAGACTGCTGACTTTTCTGCTGAGGAATTGCAAGACGTAGAAATGGTTCTCGATATGATGCCTTCCATTTCAATCGACTTAACATGCGAGACAGAAGGTGAAGAAGGGATACAAGAGGGTGATATTGTAACAATGCAAGCATGGATTACTCTCCACCGTGGAAATGGCTTGATTGGTGCTCTTCCACATGCTCCCCACTTCCCATATGAGAAAGAAGAAAGTTTCTGGTTACTTCTTGCAGATTCCATGAATGATGTGTGGCTGTCACAGAAGGTTAATTTTATGGACGAGGCAACAGCAATAATAGCTGCATCAAAAGCAATACAAGAGTTAAAGGAGGGGTCTGGCGCTAGCACGAGAGAAATAAACACAGTTGTGAAAGAAGCAATTGACAGAGTGAAATCTGGTTCTAGGCTCGTGATGGGCAAGTTCCAAGCCCCTTCTGAGGGAAATTACAATCTTACATCATACTGTTTGTGTGACTCATGGATTGGTTGTGATGCTAAGTGTAATATCCGGTTGAAAGCTTTGAAAAGAAGCCGGGCAGGGACAAGGGGCATTGCTGCTGCAGATGAGGTGCCATCTTTAGAGGGAGGGGTTGAAGAGGAAGAAGAGGAAGGAGATGACGAATATGATGACGATTATGAGAGTGAATACAGTGAAGATGATGGAGATATTAAAGGTAAGGATTCTAAGGGATCCACAATGAAAGGTTCGGCCCATATTCGGGGTGATGGCtcaaattcagatgattcaaaaagtgattaa